The following proteins are encoded in a genomic region of Ornithinibacillus sp. 4-3:
- a CDS encoding LytR/AlgR family response regulator transcription factor — protein sequence MLKLCIIDDEHLALQYLNFMLNKIEGVRVKGIYSSPKHLIDYAENHHIDVVFMDVQMPGISGFDLAEQLLKIQPSLHIVFVTAYEKNAVENFKAKALDYILKPIQEKNLSLLINQIKEKTL from the coding sequence ATGCTTAAACTTTGTATTATAGATGATGAGCATTTGGCATTACAATATTTGAATTTTATGCTGAATAAAATAGAGGGGGTACGGGTTAAAGGCATATATAGCAGCCCGAAACATTTAATTGATTACGCTGAGAACCATCACATTGATGTAGTATTTATGGATGTACAGATGCCTGGTATTAGTGGATTTGATTTAGCTGAGCAATTATTGAAAATCCAGCCTTCCTTACATATTGTGTTTGTGACTGCCTATGAAAAGAATGCGGTAGAAAACTTTAAAGCAAAAGCATTAGATTACATATTGAAGCCGATACAAGAGAAAAACTTAAGCTTATTAATCAACCAAATTAAAGAAAAAACACTCTAA
- a CDS encoding DsbA family protein: MSWTHAKPLNNFQHTNTSPQKYSNPVHKPIEIYVFIDPFCSECWSLQPYLLKLYLEYGHLFTFRTILSCHLKVLNESHIEQNHKSSYPTNMYSWIPLAIKAAELQGKNAGKNFLRQLQEYYFLRKMDVIDKQLIIQCAEDANLDVQEFKNDICSATTSKALQCDLAIIKEMEVQSTPTFVFFNQAAVDEQGIKVSGIYSYDIYVSILEEMMHTDIDPVEKPSLEDFLAHYKIAGTKELSIIYDWSIADTLRQLKKLQMMQKVKCIPDCYDDVWKYIKEERKTQSALTD, translated from the coding sequence GTGAGTTGGACACATGCTAAACCATTAAATAACTTTCAGCATACAAACACATCGCCGCAAAAATATTCGAACCCTGTTCATAAACCAATCGAAATTTATGTTTTTATTGATCCCTTTTGTTCAGAGTGTTGGTCTTTACAACCTTATCTATTGAAGCTATATCTTGAATATGGACATTTATTTACATTTCGCACCATTTTAAGCTGCCATTTAAAAGTACTCAACGAAAGCCATATAGAACAAAATCATAAATCTAGTTATCCTACTAATATGTATTCATGGATTCCATTAGCTATTAAAGCTGCGGAGCTTCAAGGAAAAAATGCAGGGAAGAACTTTTTACGTCAATTACAAGAATACTATTTTCTAAGAAAGATGGATGTCATTGATAAACAATTGATCATCCAATGTGCCGAAGATGCAAATTTAGATGTACAGGAATTCAAAAATGATATCTGCTCTGCAACAACAAGTAAAGCATTACAATGTGATTTAGCAATTATAAAAGAAATGGAAGTTCAATCAACACCAACCTTTGTTTTCTTTAACCAAGCAGCAGTAGATGAGCAAGGTATTAAAGTTTCTGGTATTTATAGTTATGATATTTATGTTTCTATTTTAGAAGAGATGATGCATACAGATATAGATCCTGTAGAAAAACCTAGTCTCGAAGATTTCCTAGCTCATTATAAAATAGCTGGAACCAAAGAACTATCAATTATTTATGATTGGTCTATAGCAGACACATTACGTCAATTAAAGAAGCTACAAATGATGCAAAAAGTGAAATGCATTCCTGACTGTTATGATGATGTTTGGAAATATATTAAAGAAGAACGAAAAACGCAGAGTGCCCTTACAGACTAA
- a CDS encoding ATP-binding protein, whose translation MIRKKILFTLLFIILLTSFRLIWLAFFDVEKISSIQDGQIHLMKQKTGELEIIRLSEDWEFYPDQLITPEEINHAGAPQENLSIQFPDGWFTYSQNQEYSYGTFRLQATLDEALVHQPLAFYMPRLPSAHKIYIDGKLVGESGNPATQVEDFSLKTLPYEVIFQAESSKLDILIQVSHLNSPINYSAQPLLFGTASDIYSILHVNMLAKIIVIIFTLLFASIAIFLFCMKYRPKLMFYFGLLMTSLALMVYFDPEGAVLLPQPMGEIVRVKLNFCLHVLIMISLFKFRQHFLAYNTPKILDRSVFILIMAYSLFVLIAPISIIFAYQWLLGIIGILNVLLVVIQVIKANKEGLPVPDAFLLILAGIAVFNNVIWAFLKHRMDLVLYFYPLDLLIALFLFTCFWVGMFLHHVKDIEEKNKKLHQFNKSRDDFLANTSHEMRNPLHSMIHIAQYVLDNRENKIINKDRQDLMLLIQVGKRMSMLINDLIDLSQIREHNLRLNKKVVYLHGQVKVVLDMLAHVIEGKPVQVLNQVSPSFPPIVADENRLNQILLNLVHNALKFTEEGTITIQAKVAGDMAVIEVIDTGKGIDNVDFEKIFHPYEQIMDEKKSYQEGKGLGLVITKELIELQGGTIHVESKLGKGSTFRFTLALCKNSALTPKNTNRIESKGKNVREQTNPIQKSPEQQFSILVVDDERINQTVISKILDRNRYEITFADSGAEALAYLNKQQFDLVISDVMMPMMSGFELTREIRKHYNLSELPVLLLTARARTEDLETGFLAGANDYVVKPIEPLELRARVRVLTDLKVAVTERLHMEAAWMRAQINPHFIFNTINAIFSLIEFDQDKMRELFGHFAYYLQTSFDFQNADHLVSLDKELNLVDAYLAIEQTRFGDRIHVHKFINVDSTSVLIPPLLLQTLVENAVQHGILNRQEGGNITIEAEDCGVNYEIRVKDDGVGIPEEVKEMLRTKVRVDKFGIGLWNTEKRLQQYAGEGLSITSEDGKGTTIQFQLPKK comes from the coding sequence ATGATTCGAAAAAAAATATTATTTACACTACTATTTATTATTTTACTTACTAGCTTTCGTTTGATATGGCTAGCTTTTTTTGATGTGGAAAAGATTAGTTCTATTCAAGATGGACAGATCCATTTAATGAAACAGAAAACAGGAGAATTGGAAATTATAAGACTGAGTGAGGATTGGGAATTTTACCCTGACCAATTAATCACTCCTGAGGAAATAAACCATGCTGGTGCTCCTCAAGAAAATTTGTCTATTCAGTTTCCAGATGGTTGGTTTACCTATTCACAGAATCAAGAATATTCCTATGGTACATTTCGTTTGCAGGCAACACTTGATGAAGCACTTGTTCATCAGCCTTTAGCTTTTTATATGCCCAGACTCCCTTCGGCACATAAAATATACATTGATGGAAAGTTGGTGGGGGAATCTGGTAATCCAGCAACCCAGGTGGAAGACTTTTCATTAAAAACACTCCCTTATGAGGTAATTTTTCAAGCGGAATCATCAAAACTTGATATTCTTATACAAGTTAGTCATCTTAATAGTCCAATTAATTATAGTGCGCAACCATTACTATTTGGTACCGCAAGCGATATTTATAGTATATTACATGTGAATATGCTGGCAAAAATAATCGTGATTATTTTTACACTTTTGTTCGCTAGTATAGCTATTTTTTTGTTTTGTATGAAATATAGACCTAAGCTAATGTTTTATTTTGGGCTGTTAATGACCAGTCTTGCTCTAATGGTATACTTTGATCCAGAGGGAGCTGTTTTGTTGCCGCAACCAATGGGAGAGATTGTTCGTGTTAAATTAAATTTTTGCTTACATGTTTTGATAATGATTTCGTTATTTAAGTTTAGACAGCATTTCTTAGCATACAATACGCCAAAAATACTCGATCGAAGTGTATTTATTCTAATTATGGCATATAGTTTGTTTGTCTTAATAGCGCCAATTTCTATTATTTTTGCATATCAATGGCTGCTTGGTATTATAGGTATACTTAATGTGCTTTTAGTTGTTATCCAGGTTATTAAAGCGAATAAAGAAGGTTTGCCGGTGCCGGACGCTTTTCTTTTAATATTGGCGGGAATTGCTGTATTTAATAATGTGATATGGGCATTTTTAAAGCATCGAATGGATCTGGTACTTTATTTCTACCCTCTAGACCTACTAATTGCTTTATTTCTTTTTACATGTTTTTGGGTTGGTATGTTTTTGCATCATGTAAAGGATATTGAAGAAAAAAACAAAAAACTGCATCAATTCAATAAGAGCAGAGATGATTTTCTTGCGAATACCTCGCATGAAATGAGGAATCCATTGCATAGTATGATACATATTGCACAATATGTATTAGATAATCGGGAGAATAAAATCATAAACAAAGATCGCCAGGATTTGATGTTGCTTATTCAAGTTGGAAAAAGAATGTCGATGTTGATCAATGACTTGATTGACTTGTCTCAAATAAGAGAGCATAATTTACGACTAAATAAAAAAGTTGTATACCTTCATGGGCAGGTCAAAGTTGTGTTAGATATGTTGGCACATGTAATAGAAGGAAAGCCAGTACAAGTTCTTAATCAAGTAAGTCCATCATTTCCGCCGATAGTTGCTGATGAAAATCGCCTAAATCAAATATTATTAAACCTAGTGCATAATGCACTTAAATTTACAGAAGAGGGTACGATTACGATACAAGCAAAAGTGGCAGGTGATATGGCAGTAATTGAAGTTATTGATACAGGAAAGGGTATTGATAATGTCGATTTTGAAAAAATTTTTCATCCATATGAGCAAATAATGGATGAAAAGAAATCCTACCAAGAAGGAAAAGGATTAGGTCTGGTTATTACTAAAGAGCTTATCGAACTACAAGGTGGTACGATCCATGTAGAGTCGAAATTAGGAAAAGGGAGTACATTTCGCTTTACACTTGCATTATGTAAGAATAGTGCATTAACACCTAAGAATACCAATCGAATTGAATCAAAAGGAAAGAATGTACGGGAACAGACAAATCCTATACAGAAATCGCCTGAACAACAGTTTAGCATACTAGTTGTGGATGATGAACGAATCAATCAGACTGTGATATCCAAAATATTAGATAGAAATCGATATGAGATTACTTTTGCTGATAGCGGAGCAGAAGCACTAGCGTATCTAAATAAACAACAATTTGATTTAGTGATAAGTGATGTAATGATGCCTATGATGTCAGGTTTTGAGCTGACACGAGAAATAAGAAAACATTATAATTTATCTGAATTACCTGTTTTGTTACTCACAGCAAGGGCCAGAACCGAGGATTTAGAGACTGGCTTTTTAGCAGGAGCAAATGATTATGTAGTGAAGCCAATTGAACCCTTAGAATTGCGAGCAAGGGTACGTGTGCTCACTGATTTGAAAGTTGCTGTCACTGAGCGGTTGCACATGGAAGCAGCATGGATGCGAGCTCAAATTAATCCACATTTTATATTTAATACGATTAATGCGATTTTCAGTTTAATAGAGTTCGATCAAGACAAGATGCGGGAGTTATTTGGACATTTTGCCTATTATCTACAAACGAGTTTTGATTTTCAGAATGCAGATCATCTTGTTTCGTTAGATAAGGAGCTAAATTTAGTAGATGCTTATTTGGCGATTGAACAGACACGTTTTGGAGATAGGATCCATGTTCATAAATTTATCAACGTGGATAGCACCTCTGTGCTTATCCCACCTTTGTTGCTTCAAACTTTAGTAGAAAATGCGGTACAGCATGGAATCTTAAACCGTCAAGAAGGTGGTAATATTACTATCGAGGCGGAGGATTGTGGAGTTAACTATGAAATTAGAGTGAAGGATGATGGAGTGGGAATCCCGGAAGAAGTAAAAGAGATGTTGCGTACTAAAGTTCGAGTCGATAAATTTGGTATTGGATTATGGAATACAGAAAAAAGACTACAGCAGTATGCTGGTGAAGGATTATCTATCACAAGTGAAGATGGTAAAGGCACTACAATTCAATTTCAGCTACCAAAGAAATGA
- a CDS encoding CYTH domain-containing protein, translated as MSQEIEIEYKNLLTKEEFIRLLHEYPFPEKPESQTNYYFDTENFELATHRYALRIRSKNNQFQLTLKQPHPDGILETHDRLTEEDFEAWMQGEPSSAQHVEKQINKIGISLKDMIFFGSLTTTRYETTDQEVTLVLDHSIYNGKEDYELELEAPNQQVGSKKFQQILTTHGIITRDTPTKIERFFKTLPQETQVKLKPKA; from the coding sequence ATGAGCCAAGAAATAGAGATTGAATATAAAAATTTACTAACTAAAGAAGAATTTATACGATTACTACATGAATATCCTTTTCCAGAAAAACCCGAATCACAGACAAATTATTATTTTGATACAGAGAATTTCGAACTTGCTACACATCGATATGCATTACGAATTCGTAGTAAAAACAATCAATTTCAATTAACATTAAAGCAGCCACACCCAGATGGCATTTTAGAAACACATGATAGATTGACAGAGGAAGATTTTGAAGCATGGATGCAAGGAGAACCCTCTAGTGCACAGCATGTGGAAAAGCAAATCAATAAAATTGGTATTTCATTAAAAGACATGATTTTCTTTGGAAGTTTAACAACCACTCGTTATGAAACAACTGATCAGGAGGTAACCCTTGTTCTTGATCATAGCATTTATAATGGCAAAGAAGATTACGAATTGGAGCTAGAAGCGCCAAATCAACAAGTCGGCTCAAAAAAATTCCAGCAAATCCTTACTACACATGGAATTATCACACGAGATACACCTACAAAGATTGAACGCTTTTTTAAAACATTACCTCAAGAGACACAAGTAAAATTAAAACCTAAAGCATAA
- the pepF gene encoding oligoendopeptidase F, translated as MANNELKRREQIPVERTWDLTAIFETDEKWEESYKQLQADLPKIQEFKGQIGSSAQSLYDLFKLQDNLSERLGKLYTYSHMKYDQDTTNASYQAMNGRADHLLTMFSSSMSFIVPEILEIDEKQLAAFLEEKEELRLYKKVLDEINRQRPHTLSESEETLLAEASDSLQTASQAFSMLNNADLVFPKIKNEAGEEIELTHGRYVGFLESKDRRVRKEAFQAMFETYGKYKNTFAATLSGNVKKDNFYAKVRNYESARQSALDSNNIPESVYDNLVEAVNEKLPLLHRYIELRKKVLKIDELHMYDLYTPLVDTDMKVTYEEAQEYVLKSLAPMGEEYINIVEEGYNNRWIDVEENKGKRSGAYSSGAYGTNPYILLNWQDNVHDMYTLTHELGHSVHSYYTRKEQPFRYGNYSIFVAEVASTCNEALLTDYLTKHLPDEKQKLYILNHFLEGFRGTVFRQTMFAEFEHQIHLEQQKGNALTADQLTEMYYELNKKYFGEEMHIDEEIGLEWSRIPHFYYNYYVYQYATGYSAATALAKQILEGKDDEVARYISFLKAGSSDFPIEVLKKAGVDMTTKQPIIDALNVFEEKLAEMEALLS; from the coding sequence ATGGCGAACAATGAATTAAAGCGTCGTGAGCAAATTCCAGTCGAACGTACATGGGATTTAACAGCCATTTTTGAAACAGATGAGAAATGGGAAGAAAGCTATAAGCAGCTACAAGCAGACCTTCCAAAAATTCAAGAATTTAAAGGTCAGATCGGATCCTCAGCACAAAGTCTATATGATTTATTTAAACTACAGGATAATCTTTCAGAGCGCTTAGGGAAGCTATATACATATTCGCATATGAAATATGACCAAGACACAACTAATGCTTCTTATCAAGCGATGAATGGGCGTGCAGATCATTTGCTTACGATGTTTTCTAGCTCAATGAGTTTTATCGTTCCAGAAATTCTTGAAATTGATGAAAAACAACTGGCAGCTTTTCTAGAGGAAAAAGAAGAACTGCGTCTATACAAGAAAGTACTAGATGAAATTAATCGACAGCGTCCTCATACTTTAAGTGAAAGCGAAGAAACGCTATTAGCAGAAGCCTCAGATTCATTACAAACAGCATCACAAGCATTCAGCATGCTAAACAATGCTGATTTAGTATTCCCTAAGATTAAAAATGAAGCTGGAGAAGAAATTGAATTAACACATGGACGCTACGTAGGCTTTTTAGAATCGAAGGATCGTCGCGTTCGTAAAGAAGCGTTTCAAGCAATGTTTGAAACGTATGGAAAATACAAAAATACATTTGCTGCAACATTAAGTGGAAATGTAAAAAAGGATAATTTTTATGCTAAAGTGCGTAATTATGAATCTGCAAGACAATCTGCACTTGATAGCAATAATATTCCTGAATCGGTATATGATAATTTAGTGGAAGCGGTCAATGAGAAATTACCTTTATTACATCGCTATATTGAATTGCGCAAAAAGGTACTGAAAATTGACGAACTGCATATGTATGATTTGTATACGCCCCTTGTAGACACAGATATGAAAGTAACCTATGAAGAGGCTCAAGAATATGTATTAAAGAGCTTAGCGCCAATGGGTGAAGAGTATATTAATATTGTTGAAGAAGGTTATAATAATCGCTGGATTGATGTAGAGGAGAATAAAGGAAAACGAAGTGGTGCTTATTCTTCTGGAGCATATGGAACAAATCCATATATTTTATTGAATTGGCAAGATAATGTGCATGATATGTACACATTAACACATGAATTAGGACACTCTGTTCATAGTTATTACACAAGGAAAGAACAGCCATTTCGTTATGGAAATTACTCCATTTTCGTTGCCGAGGTAGCTTCTACCTGTAATGAAGCTCTACTCACAGATTATTTAACGAAGCATTTACCAGATGAGAAGCAAAAATTATATATTTTGAATCATTTTCTAGAAGGATTCCGTGGAACAGTATTTCGTCAAACCATGTTTGCTGAATTTGAACATCAAATTCACTTAGAACAGCAAAAAGGGAATGCACTCACTGCAGATCAATTAACAGAGATGTATTATGAACTGAATAAGAAGTATTTTGGTGAAGAGATGCATATCGATGAAGAAATTGGTCTAGAATGGTCAAGAATCCCACATTTTTATTATAATTATTATGTGTATCAATATGCGACAGGCTATTCTGCTGCAACTGCATTAGCGAAACAAATTCTTGAAGGAAAAGATGATGAAGTAGCACGTTATATTAGCTTCTTAAAAGCAGGAAGCAGTGATTTTCCAATCGAAGTATTGAAAAAAGCTGGGGTCGACATGACAACCAAACAACCAATAATCGATGCATTAAATGTTTTTGAAGAAAAATTAGCAGAAATGGAAGCTTTGCTTTCGTAG
- a CDS encoding competence protein CoiA, giving the protein MLQAKTNTGELIMLTPFSRKEIDVLRRKESFYCPVCDEQVIIKAGKQVIPHFAHRHKSNCYLQEGGEGAYHEAGKLQLYHWLQQQRLPVKLEHYLPEINQRPDLFLEFNNRRIVIEFQCARVPIEQIQARNKGYLQTGIVPIWILGANLFKRLSTNHLKLDQFLRQFIHKFSIEHPPSLYFFHPENLQFVSFQHIYPATGKKAIGTFLFQSLSKLLFSEIFAVKSLSEQLLYELWSKEKSKWRVSKRIGKWYKWLYEKGTNIDYLPSCIHLPVPGQILMKSPLWEWQSKLCLELIRQIKIGDIFTLQTCFHLLKDDYYSPENYPLFSSTINPIEAYLKLLEALQIIQEVSPNQYIKIHPLLFHTNLFSAMHEDRQVCNILKQIKKQA; this is encoded by the coding sequence TGAGCAAGTGATTATTAAAGCTGGCAAGCAGGTGATTCCTCATTTTGCTCATCGACATAAGTCAAACTGTTATTTACAAGAGGGTGGAGAAGGAGCTTATCATGAGGCTGGTAAATTACAGCTTTATCATTGGTTACAGCAACAGAGATTACCAGTTAAGCTTGAACATTATTTGCCAGAAATCAATCAACGACCAGACCTATTTTTGGAGTTCAACAATCGAAGGATTGTCATAGAATTTCAATGTGCAAGAGTACCAATAGAACAAATTCAAGCGAGAAATAAAGGATATCTCCAAACAGGTATTGTCCCGATTTGGATATTAGGTGCAAATCTATTTAAACGATTATCAACAAACCATTTGAAGCTAGACCAGTTTCTACGACAGTTCATTCATAAATTCTCCATAGAACATCCCCCAAGCCTTTATTTCTTCCATCCAGAAAATCTGCAATTTGTTTCTTTTCAACATATTTATCCCGCAACAGGTAAAAAAGCAATTGGTACATTTTTATTTCAATCTCTTTCTAAGCTCTTATTTTCAGAAATCTTTGCGGTTAAAAGCTTATCTGAGCAGTTACTTTATGAATTATGGAGTAAAGAGAAGTCTAAGTGGCGTGTCAGCAAACGCATCGGAAAATGGTATAAATGGCTATATGAAAAGGGAACGAATATAGATTATTTACCTTCCTGTATTCACCTGCCTGTACCTGGACAAATATTGATGAAATCTCCCTTATGGGAGTGGCAAAGCAAACTCTGTCTAGAACTAATCCGTCAGATAAAAATTGGTGACATATTTACGTTGCAAACTTGCTTTCATTTACTTAAAGACGATTATTATTCCCCAGAAAACTATCCACTTTTTTCATCCACTATAAACCCAATCGAAGCATATCTTAAACTTCTTGAAGCTTTACAAATTATTCAGGAGGTTTCTCCAAATCAATATATAAAAATTCATCCACTTCTTTTCCATACTAATCTTTTTTCAGCAATGCATGAAGACAGGCAAGTGTGTAATATTTTAAAACAAATCAAAAAACAAGCATAA
- a CDS encoding globin translates to MTMKPGTIFDAIGGIEPIERIIDGLYKRIGKNPDLLEIFPEDLEESARKQRLFFIQFFGGPALYSEERGHPMLRRRHMEFEITPKRKEAWLSCLHGALEEAEIAEPYKTAIFERLTMVGQHMVNTEEQ, encoded by the coding sequence ATGACGATGAAACCTGGAACAATATTTGATGCGATTGGTGGAATAGAACCAATTGAAAGAATTATAGATGGTCTATATAAAAGAATTGGAAAAAATCCCGATTTATTAGAAATTTTTCCAGAAGACTTAGAAGAATCAGCTCGAAAACAACGATTGTTTTTTATCCAATTTTTTGGTGGGCCAGCTCTTTATTCAGAGGAGCGTGGGCATCCGATGCTTCGCCGTCGTCATATGGAGTTTGAAATAACACCTAAACGTAAAGAAGCATGGCTATCCTGCTTACACGGCGCTTTAGAAGAAGCTGAAATAGCAGAGCCATATAAAACCGCTATTTTTGAACGTTTAACAATGGTAGGGCAACATATGGTAAATACTGAAGAACAATAG
- a CDS encoding RluA family pseudouridine synthase, translating into MRRIIEAAYDGMMLRDYLQKELHFSRRIIKGLTSTPGNIWINNEPQTVRYTLCVGDRLFIQFPPEERGSVLQPEPIPLTMIYEDDDLMIIDKPAGMATLPSSVHRSGTLANGILAYYDKKHLPFTVHIVTRLDRDTSGIVLIAKHQYSHSLLAKALKEGNVMRKYFAGVEGKLLPKQGTINAPIGRDTRSIIKRLVTEEGKTAISHYQVKQEMGSYSLVEIKLETGRTHQIRVHFSYIGHPLAGDDLYGGTRIDIARQALHCSEISFEHPISKKIMHFRSSNPEDIEKLFM; encoded by the coding sequence ATGAGAAGAATAATTGAAGCAGCATATGATGGCATGATGTTAAGGGATTATTTGCAGAAAGAGTTGCATTTTTCAAGAAGGATCATTAAAGGATTAACCTCAACACCTGGTAATATCTGGATTAATAATGAACCACAAACGGTCCGCTATACATTATGTGTAGGGGACCGTTTATTCATCCAGTTTCCACCAGAGGAACGCGGAAGTGTATTACAACCTGAACCAATTCCACTAACAATGATTTATGAAGACGATGATTTAATGATTATAGATAAACCTGCTGGCATGGCAACACTACCATCATCTGTTCATCGCTCAGGAACATTAGCAAATGGAATTCTCGCCTATTATGATAAAAAACATTTACCTTTTACTGTGCATATTGTAACAAGGTTAGATCGTGATACATCTGGTATTGTTCTGATTGCTAAGCATCAATATAGCCATTCCTTACTAGCAAAAGCGCTGAAAGAAGGCAATGTGATGCGAAAATATTTTGCTGGTGTTGAAGGCAAGCTTTTGCCAAAACAAGGAACAATCAATGCACCAATTGGACGAGATACTAGATCAATTATAAAACGTTTAGTGACAGAAGAAGGGAAAACGGCAATCAGTCATTATCAAGTAAAACAAGAAATGGGCAGTTATTCACTGGTTGAAATTAAATTAGAAACAGGAAGAACACATCAAATACGGGTACATTTTTCCTATATTGGACATCCACTTGCAGGTGATGATTTATATGGCGGAACACGTATAGATATAGCTCGTCAAGCCTTGCATTGTAGCGAAATTTCTTTTGAACATCCCATTTCAAAAAAGATAATGCATTTTCGTTCTTCCAATCCAGAAGATATAGAAAAATTGTTTATGTGA
- a CDS encoding NAD kinase — protein sequence MKFSIVSRGDERSQNLTESIIAYLEGFSLIYDEKEPELVISVGGDGTFLEAFHRYVHRLSETAFIGIHTGHLGFYADWTPDELEKLVIEIAKTPYQIVEYPLLEVIICQRGNEEGERVLALNEATIKTAEGSVVFDIDINGEHFETFRGDGLCISTPTGSTAYNKALGGAIIHPSLDAIQVTEMASINNRVFRTIGSPLILPKHHTCVLKPGINSSFLIARDHSTDTYQDVISIQCRVAKEKIRFARYRPLTFWNRVKESFVSASDK from the coding sequence ATGAAGTTTTCCATTGTATCAAGAGGTGATGAACGTTCTCAAAACCTTACAGAATCAATTATTGCGTATTTAGAAGGTTTTTCTTTAATATATGATGAAAAAGAACCTGAGCTTGTTATTTCTGTTGGTGGTGACGGAACTTTTCTAGAAGCTTTTCACCGTTATGTTCATCGATTATCTGAAACAGCATTTATCGGAATTCATACAGGACATCTTGGGTTTTATGCGGATTGGACTCCAGATGAATTAGAAAAGCTTGTGATCGAAATTGCGAAAACACCATATCAAATTGTAGAATATCCATTATTGGAAGTTATTATTTGTCAACGTGGCAATGAAGAAGGAGAGCGGGTATTAGCATTAAATGAAGCAACTATTAAAACGGCAGAAGGATCGGTTGTATTCGATATTGATATCAATGGAGAGCATTTTGAAACCTTCCGTGGGGACGGGCTTTGTATTTCGACACCAACTGGTAGTACTGCATATAATAAAGCTTTGGGTGGGGCAATTATCCATCCATCCCTTGATGCAATACAGGTAACAGAAATGGCATCTATTAATAATCGTGTTTTCCGAACAATTGGTTCTCCCTTAATTTTACCAAAACACCATACTTGTGTATTAAAGCCAGGTATTAATAGTAGCTTTTTAATTGCGAGAGATCATTCAACCGATACATATCAGGATGTAATCTCTATCCAATGTCGGGTAGCGAAAGAGAAAATTCGTTTCGCTAGATATCGTCCATTAACTTTCTGGAATCGAGTGAAGGAATCATTCGTATCAGCAAGTGATAAGTAA
- a CDS encoding GTP pyrophosphokinase family protein, which yields MNWEKFLAPYAQAVEELKTKLNGMRIQFENESQHSPIESVIGRVKPIRSILEKAKMKNVPLNQVEEELQDIGGIRIVCHFVDDIYTVVNLICARHDFTVIEEKDYIQKNKESGYRSYHIIINYPVETIHGVKLVQVEIQIRTLAMNFWAVNEHSLNYKYKGAIPLEIKSKLKRAAEAAFKLDEEMSMIKNEILEAQQMFNRSEREEGLY from the coding sequence ATGAATTGGGAAAAATTTCTTGCACCATATGCGCAAGCTGTGGAAGAGTTGAAAACCAAATTAAATGGGATGCGTATTCAGTTTGAAAATGAATCACAGCATTCACCAATTGAATCTGTAATAGGAAGAGTGAAACCGATACGAAGCATCTTAGAAAAAGCGAAGATGAAGAATGTCCCGCTTAATCAAGTAGAAGAAGAATTACAAGATATTGGTGGAATACGTATTGTATGTCATTTTGTGGATGATATCTATACAGTAGTAAATTTAATTTGTGCTCGTCATGATTTCACTGTTATTGAGGAAAAGGATTATATTCAAAAAAATAAAGAAAGTGGATATCGCTCTTATCATATTATCATTAATTATCCAGTTGAAACGATTCATGGGGTGAAATTAGTACAGGTAGAGATTCAAATTCGTACATTAGCGATGAATTTTTGGGCAGTCAATGAGCATTCGCTTAATTATAAATATAAGGGAGCAATTCCGCTTGAAATCAAATCTAAATTGAAACGTGCAGCAGAAGCCGCTTTTAAATTAGATGAGGAAATGTCAATGATTAAAAATGAAATACTAGAAGCACAACAAATGTTTAATCGCTCTGAAAGGGAAGAGGGGTTATACTAA